In Plasmodium chabaudi chabaudi strain AS genome assembly, chromosome: 10, a single genomic region encodes these proteins:
- a CDS encoding AP2 domain transcription factor AP2-SP2, putative, translated as MNEGEINDKPLEEGDLGLFAENTSNISKLRSKNLNSIKDDLKKGEKHKDKKYNGHSKKNAQEDSFDMICSNSDQGENRYEQYNLLPYFEKEKHNYSNVEISPYQYSKDNYKCTPLDYKDNKAIMGTEENKKLNNIRKKKLLKNQKCIIKLYNRETKTGGMTCYKNTPNDDISRNFEEEKNEVKCRETNSNDNKNRLGIDLVENLHNYNDFSRFPPNEIHKHNINGTNENKIDTVLTEVGNNIKKIEKNTKIISEKERNEKLRKKEDYGGIRNSDMTNIEKGIEKMRANYSDDITTNIADKKNDRNKYLPNVNTKVSCIENIIVNENDEKLDAKRILYNNIPQKLEHNNGGDVCGIDKSHINNLNMPKVILPIKSQGSKKEANNICAKIHKIYRDRHDACLNSKPNCKINLIKILEKKTYKDNRIVSPIDKVNSSNGKNVIHIRYKNIPISKCCDKINKLNHENNENGKKHNNILKTDLSISRLKAGNSTAVSLNEDKGKINEDSKRIIMGCNIMKKNSKEDESSIYITTDNRGEKIIDQSFGEVYATNGNKCDESMKETENSDVINSEDNNIREEHELKIKKAYCLNKSTTTVVCEKNNDRVNGKENNLGDEEKGYFRIKAPFINDIKSEEANCPSKCVSTDDVNNVLLNFGKKSINNYENLNNYNDNYNNNYKKKKKRTGIPLNERKYYRVLAKQMVKIQGLTFDHNQIRWIAYWKNENNKQIQKHFPVCKYGFYKARQLALEFRNSKINEKGGNGKCEKNKIVNKNETIYAKMNKKELSKKGSEKIESILNNGKNVTVAHLSYHSKSVSSIHGNVKSKSKISGNKESATFDKGNNTTNVCNISSEKVIPSKEKESDFNFRENESMWVNDASNFLRNNDHLNVMYTNNGKTNDINNYDLNFSKRLNSEMNTKHYDNNGLIGNTSSFHKQKQFSNCVPISSDINNSVNFLCQSKNENIRDDEINIQHNSMSNERIYPNDVPNNCTNSYCENNNGNCAHNYKNCNANVNICMNIFENTYYNKLNNPNFSCDQNKTSLGAYPQNDVGYANYFNKFEGSNSITNRGMNGIYTENRQNEDKKFTEWNSQPQYLICNSKERNDYYYKNDSCRNFSENVFMHTNIGTEKEGVNYTSEGERLDWKSRYNFSNVNNIIKNDNNLDEVSIERENEEYNSDTKGIRNSDLANNENNILSNRNCVQYRNGDNYFYDVSNNLEILPNGDVTNREKYEDNNEFGNTSSMKKNTILHKDVENGVVLNKKIEIVDGNNAIRKNQKADSKTILNLLHGNRNNNFYYNKSMLHPHISNRNENNEQDFTTKFGDNNNYFGNISNIVNAKKKNILKNHRINKISNSEKILEKGKNEVGCNNSSKTGTPNSTVGRSRKKKKKGEDNIGAEKETNKNDFNMTEKINDLLEENIDNKNPEKEAILDEMVLKNKNKVKPSIEKTNTIHEFYKNGERKDDGEIIGVKGKEKKPKAKNRKKGSTEKIIISVDENIPNHSTSMLQLIDINNRSVSKNYSDNGCLNFFKNETNNLIYHTRIGEVNGTSYIENKIPNSIIDNKKSDKKYRSSKNEIKNRSNELYIDENNIKYVYNDDIAGEPKIGDGIDESYIIRKSEENNFAIEIDNICYSGINSNKKRKKKKKKENESSEVKNDGYIDKVSDSNCKNCIENVREDELDKLEICNYKLKDDNKKNSKEDNNINYFHKIMKIPKMKGVHFDIRQKRWCAYGYKKKECFSVYRYGFLAARELAVRSRLNVQKRRNNLRLKKKNKNDISVSKRKNISLGNVSSKKKRKKECGGISSGGIDNTNINGNILLKGEGRVSENNNLMYELPNLNKNNELIRNAYCVSDSYPYDIQNGNFISQNDYYKGLGTDIYGGNACSNYQAGHISISSYPKNDMLGDKSFKDATSDPNDMGNAYFLCGYNNNVVIDSNKQNYNRLNNAPYLVGIKMAYDGKIMENQNSLVNEYNLSAIGTGTQINNRTEVNKINDENDFGNYNINSVNIKQDTDTNNYINSYTNNEMYLMDGDRNNNYVFMKNIEKNFHINSYENEYPYFNHTNLNIPNEEILSKCFITPNIRTPLTDKCISRGERMEKYFYKKINPCEMENNEEAYYHDTFNNADAIKKLNRTGNYTNKFFETILSNVGNNNTVIMSENTFRNDVINRISNDKNIDNLNNFYHENVVKEKNLNVEKENAMFLNWNCNTYSKYDEGVWNNGIGKGDNMSRNKIEYSNNYNTYNGNISMPLLECYNNNFNDVECAKSYNIVGNEYFNNGEHSMDNKSEISNINYCIENKNLNMPKIHLLQNQYERTNFNKNVWINENPKEDENNQFTINETNIDQNYLNSNKINKKENNNNYYLFPDCNIYNGVSIECQNTGLSNDMLAINQTDVSEFVEQPSTQHGRNFYQNNFNNIGNISNAYCTGTNNRRNFCEQNKNGISAEMIQMNSPFLQTTYGETESKLIHFSDNANTPKINNEKLSYGIYDNQINKYLINDIEANNNNSECKQANMYPDMWRNSFDLHYADRKNIPIKISFLSPSTNKVDKVVTIAENLENFNNEQNHLFNPKNDTNQYCIGNRNDEKETTNFRITPNKYGDINNNQNNNICMSRNDIYTDYHNSNNFNEENTNLMIENEDVHNNGSKINEFTNIFTHENKKIYHEQNKIDDLWWENNNERVFTDPTIYPNNSIPYTCEAINSSNSYANNISDKHNFLFNYNNYEDINLKKNELNIGTEFSRSISANEVEINMQAYEERENEKKRNMCHYINNDMEYINQGNGLINEKEVCPDQSFMSMCNLSKRLQNDKHEKENNKLNKYNDNKNRDKNDETNQDINGDLVGDLNNLSNVKINNDLNPRCNPYIFFNNQTIRNYNDDNNFYNEQNCIMKSTNENKEHYDMERYKGVFNSVEGNFVDIEKMPIRGKEFNRNENIFKRSIDTASDGNAHFNIGGRRNFIQSSVVNRFVNNSIKSQNMNPFVENLRNIKNVNKRNEICMGLEHDLNCYAIKMDNTESNSEDIVNINDKRIDDEEEMHIDVADNYNILDGDIEKGRKNKKIIKPINDFTYTDNNKYISKIFEKEKHNKKNFHQEKKYKWIADDRDISIFFEKRNNNDNGINSIGSSIHRVNKKGTILKNVHITNKFNNKFMKKCLQIDISFDKNLKKKYTQNEKLINNYHISIFKNISINKLLSFRWNIKRKDTLMESYCEYICLTLHDINMNRSKDASKTIYFKKVIYKFLIIDLFKNLNPIDFSNNGNTVENNDRLSKHVLFENLLREKKIQKYINILKKVEKYHIDIINNIYDLKSIQLYIDIFVTCLLKNIPSSKLSYDEHNMLIRSLLLFYFDSNK; from the exons ATGAATGAAGGTGAAATTAATGATAAACCATTGGAAGAGGGTGATTTGGGTCTTTTTGCTGAGAATACttcaaatatatcaaaattgAGGAgcaaaaatttaaatagtaTTAAGGATGATCTAAAAAAAGGGGAAAAACATaaagacaaaaaatataatggcCATAGTAAGAAAAATGCACAAGAAGATAGTTTTGATATGATTTGTTCTAACAGTGACCAAGGGGAAAACAGATATGagcaatataatttattaccatattttgaaaaagaaaagcaTAATTATTCGAATGTAGAAATAAGCCCATATCAATACAGCAAAGACAATTACAAATGCACCCCACTGGATTATAAAGACAATAAAGCAATAATGGGAacagaagaaaataaaaaattgaataatATACGAAAAAAGAAACTATTAAAAAACCAAAAgtgtataattaaattatataatagagAAACAAAAACCGGAGGAATGACGTGTTACAAAAATACCCCAAATGACGATATATCTCGAAATtttgaagaagaaaaaaacgaagTAAAATGTAGAGAAACTAATAgcaatgataataaaaatagattGGGCATAGATTTAGTAGAAAACTTGCACAATTACAATGATTTTTCGCGTTTTCCCCCAAATGAAATTcataaacataatattaatgGTACGAATGAGAACAAAATTGATACAGTTTTAACAGAAGTtggtaataatataaaaaaaatagagaAAAATACTAAGATAATAAgtgaaaaagaaagaaatgAGAAATTGCGTAAAAAAGAGGATTATGGGGGTATAAGAAATAGTGATATGACTAATATAGAGAAAGgaatagaaaaaatgagAGCGAACTATAGTGACGATATTACTACTAATATTGCGGATAAAAAGAATGATAGAAACAAATATCTTCCAAATGTTAATACAAAAGTTAGTtgtatagaaaatataatagtcaatgaaaatgatgaaaaattgGATGCGAAAAGAATActctataataatataccgCAAAAATTGGAGCATAATAATGGTGGTGATGTATGTGGCATAGACAAATCACATATTAATAATCTCAATATGCCAAAGGTAATATTGCCAATAAAAAGTCAGGGAAGTAAAAAGGaagcaaataatatatgcgcaaagatacataaaatatatagagatAGGCATGATGCATGTTTAAATAGTAAACcaaattgtaaaataaatttgattaaaattttggaaaaaaaaacgtatAAAGACAACAGAATTGTAAGTCCAATTGATAAAGTTAATTCTTCTAATGGGAAAAATGTGATTCATATcagatataaaaacattcctatatcaaaatgttgtgataaaattaataaactAAATCATGagaataatgaaaatggaaaaaaacataataatatattaaaaactgATCTGAGTATTAGCAGATTAAAAGCCGGAAATAGTACGGCAGTCTCTTTAAATGAAGATAAaggaaaaattaatgaagATTCCAAAAGAATAATTATGGGGTgcaatattatgaaaaaaaattcaaaagaAGACGAAAgcagcatatatataacaacgGATAATAGGGGGGAAAAAATTATCGATCAAAGTTTTGGCGAAGTATACGCTACAAATGGTAATAAATGTGATGAAAGTATGAAAGAGACTGAAAATAGTGATGTCATAAATAGCGAAGACAATAATATCAGGGAAGAACATGaactaaaaattaaaaaagcatACTGCTTAAATAAATCGACTACTACAGTGgtttgtgaaaaaaataatgaccGTGTTAATGGAAAAGAGAATAACTTAGGAGACGAAGAAAAAGGATATTTTAGGATCAAGGCCCCTTTTATAAATGACATAAAAAGTGAAGAAGCAAATTGTCCCTCAAAATGTGTCTCAACAGATGATGtaaataatgttttattaaattttggCAAAAAGagtattaataattatgaaaacctgaacaattataatgataattataataataattataagaagaaaaaaaaaagaacgGGTATACCATTGAAcgaaagaaaatattatagagTGCTTGCTAAGCAAATGGTGAAAATACAAGGATTGACATTTGATCATAATCAAATTAGATGGATAGCATATtggaaaaatgaaaacaacAAACAGATTCAGAAACATTTCCCTGTGTGTAAGTATGGGTTTTATAAAGCTAGACAGCTAGCTCTAGAGTTTCGGAACTCTAAAATCAATGAAAAGGGGGGAAATGGAAAATGtgaaaagaataaaattgttaacAAGAATGAAacaatatatgcaaaaatgAACAAGAAAGAACTCTCCAAAAAAGGATCAGAGAAAATAGAATCGATTCTGAATAACGGCAAAAATGTTACGGTTGCGCATCTAAGTTATCATTCCAAGAGCGTTTCGTCTATACATGGAAATGTGAAAAGCAAGAGTAAAATTTCAGGAAATAAAGAAAGTGCAACTTTTGACAAAGGGAATAATACCACCAATGTATGCAATATAAGCAGTGAGAAAGTTATACCTTCGAAAGAAAAAGAGTCTGATTTCAATTTTAGAGAAAACGAAAGCATGTGGGTAAATGATgcttcaaattttttaagaaaCAATGACCATCTTAATGTTATGTATACAAATAATGGGAAaacaaatgatataaataattatgatttaaatttttcaaaaagaTTAAACAGTGAAATGAACACAAAACATTATGATAACAATGGGTTAATAGGCAATACTTCGTCATTTCACAAACAAAAACAGTTTTCAAATTGTGTGCCTATTTCTTCAGACATAAATAATTCGGTAAATTTTCTTTGTcaatcaaaaaatgaaaatattagaGATGATGAAATTAATATCCAACATAATTCAATGAGCAATGAAAGAATTTACCCTAATGATGTTCCCAACAATTGTACAAATAGCTActgtgaaaataataatgggaATTGTGcacataattataaaaattgcaaTGCAAATGTGAATATTtgtatgaatatttttgaaaatacatattataacaaattaaataatccTAATTTTTCTTGTGACCAAAACAAAACTTCATTGGGGGCATATCCTCAAAATGATGTTGGATATGCTAATTACTTCAATAAATTTGAAGGAAGCAATAGTATTACTAATAGAGGCATGAATGGTATATATACTGAAAATAGACAAAATGaggataaaaaatttacagaATGGAATTCCCAACcacaatatttaatttgcaATAGCAAAGAGAGAAATGATtactattataaaaatgatagtTGTAGAAATTTTAGTGAAAACGTATTTATGCACACTAATATAGGAACAGAGAAGGAAGGAGTGAATTATACTTCTGAAGGGGAACGATTAGATTGGAAGTCTCGTTATAATTTTAGcaatgttaataatattataaaaaatgataacaaTCTTGATGAGGTTAGCATTGAAAGGGAAAACGAAGAGTATAATAGTGATACAAAAGGTATACGTAATTCTGATTTGGCTAACAATgagaataatattttatcgaATAGAAATTGTGTTCAATACCGAAATGGCgacaattatttttacgaTGTAAGCAATAATCTCGAAATTCTGCCAAATGGTGATGTGACAAATAGAGAAAAGTATGAAGACAATAATGAATTTGGCAATACTTCAAGCATGAAGAAAAATACCATTTTACATAAAGATGTAGAAAATGGTGTGGTTCTGAATAAGAAAATAGAAATTGTGGATGGCAATAATGCTATCAGGAAAAACCAAAAGGCAGATTCGAAAaccattttaaatttattacatgGAAATAGaaacaataatttttattataataaaagtatGTTACACCCACACATAAGTAATAGAAACGAAAACAATGAGCAAGATTTTACTACAAAATTTggagataataataactatTTTGGAAATATAAGCAATATTGTAAAtgcaaagaaaaaaaatattttaaaaaatcatagaataaacaaaatttcaaactctgaaaaaatattggaaaagggaaaaaatgaagtaGGTTGCAACAATAGTAGCAAAACTGGGACACCGAATAGCACAGTTGGGAGGTcgagaaaaaagaaaaaaaagggaGAAGACAATATCGGAGCGGAGAAAGaaacaaacaaaaatgattttaatATGACGGAGAAGATTAATGATTTATTGGAAGAGAAtatagataataaaaaccCTGAAAAGGAAGCAATTTTAGATGAAAtggttttaaaaaataagaacaAAGTAAAACCCTCaatagaaaaaacaaatacaaTTCAtgaattttacaaaaatggTGAAAGAAAAGATGATGGAGAAATCATAGGGGTGAAGGGGAAAGAGAAAAAACCAAAAgcaaaaaatcgaaaaaaaggaagcacagaaaaaattattattagtgtagatgaaaatattccAAATCATTCTACCTCCATGCTGCAATTAATTGATATAAACAACCGATCTGTaagtaaaaattattcagATAATGGatgtttaaatttttttaaaaatgaaacgaacaatttaatttatcataCTAGAATTGGTGAAGTGAATGGCACTAgttatattgaaaataaaattccaAATTCAATTAtagacaataaaaaaagcgataaaaaatacagatcttcaaaaaatgagataaaaaatcgaagcaatgaattatatatagatgaaaataatataaaatatgtttacaATGACGATATAGCAGGGGAACCAAAAATCGGAGATGGCATAGACGagtcatatataataagaaaaagtgaagaaaataatttcgcTATCGAAATTGACAATATATGTTATTCTGGAATAAACTCAAATaagaagagaaaaaaaaaaaaaaaaaaagaaaatgaatcaAGTGAggtaaaaaatgatggtTACATTGACAAGGTAAGTGATAGTAACtgtaaaaattgtattgaAAACGTACGAGAGGATGAACTAGATAAATTGGAAATATGCAATTATAAACTGAAAGATgataataagaaaaattccaaagaagataataacataaattatttccataaaattatgaagaTACCCAAAATGAAAGGAGTGCATTTTGATATTAGACAAAAACGATGGTGCGCAtatggatataaaaaaaaagagtgTTTTTCTGTTTATAGATATGGGTTTTTAGCAGCAAGAGAATTAGCTGTTAGGAGCAGATTAAATGTTCAAAAAAGGAGAAACAATTTaagattaaaaaagaaaaacaaaaatgatattagCGTATCAAAACGAAAAAACATTTCATTGGGAAATGTTTCATCTAAgaagaaaaggaaaaaagaGTGTGGAGGTATTAGTAGTGGCGGCATCGATAatactaatataaatggaaatatacttttaaaaGGCGAGGGAAGAGTtagtgaaaataataatctcATGTATGAATTACCCAATTTAAATAAGAACAACGAACTAATTAGGAATGCATATTGCGTATCTGACTCATATCCATACGATATTCAAAATggtaattttatttctcaAAATGATTATTACAAAGGTTTGGGAACTGATATATATGGTGGAAATGCTTGCAGCAATTATCAGGCAGGGCATATTTCGATATCAAGTTAtccaaaaaatgatatgcTGGGGGATAAAAGCTTCAAAGATGCTACAAGTGATCCAAATGATATGGGTAATGCATATTTTCTATGTggttataataataatgttgtGATTGATAGCAATAAACAAAACTATAATCGACTCAATAATGCACCCTATTTAGTTGGCATAAAAATGGCATACGatggaaaaataatggAGAATCAAAATAGTCTCGtcaatgaatataatttaagcGCAATAGGCACGGGGActcaaattaataatagaaccgaagtaaataaaataaatgatgaaaatgattttggaaattataatattaatagtgtaaatataaagcaAGATACAGacacaaataattatataaatagctATACTAATAATGAAATGTATCTAATGGATGGAGATAGAAATAAcaattatgtttttatgaaaaatattgaaaaaaattttcatataaatagttaTGAAAATGAGTATCCCTATTTTAATCACaccaatttaaatattcctAATGAAGAAATATTAAGCAAATGTTTTATAACCCCAAATATACGAACACCATTAACAGACAAATGTATAAGTCGTGGAGAAAGgatggaaaaatatttttataaaaaaattaacccatgtgaaatggaaaataatgaGGAGGCATATTATCATGATACATTTAATAATGCAGATGCGATAAAAAAACTAAACAGGACAGGAAATTACAccaataaattttttgaaacaaTTTTAAGTAATGTcggaaataataatacggTTATTATGAGTGAAAATACATTTAGAAATGACGTTATTAATAGAATCAGTAATGATAAGAACATTGATAATTTGAACAACTTTTATCATGAAAACGTagtgaaagaaaaaaatttgaatgttgaaaaagaaaacgcAATGTTTTTGAATTGGAATTGTAATacatattcaaaatatgatGAAGGGGTGTGGAATAATGGAATAGGAAAGGGTGATAATATGAGTAGAAACAAAATTGAATATAGCAATAACTATAATACTTACAATGGAAATATATCTATGCCTCTTTTAGAATgttataataacaattttaatgacGTAGAATGTGCTAAATCGTACAATATTGTGGGTAATGAATATTTCAACAATGGAGAGCATAGTATGGATAACAAATCAGAGATTagcaatataaattattgtatagaaaataaaaatttaaatatgccaaaaatacatttattgCAAAATCAGTATGAAAGAACGaactttaataaaaatgtgtgGATAAATGAGAATCCAAAAGAAGACGAAAATAATCAATTCACTATAAATGAGACAAATATtgatcaaaattatttaaattctaataagattaataaaaaagaaaacaataataattattatcttttcCCTGATTGTAACATTTATAATGGTGTAAGCATTGAATGTCAAAATACAGGTCTATCTAATGATATGCTGGCAATAAATCAAACTGATGTTTCTGAATTTGTAGAACAACCAAGCACTCAACATGGGCGAAATTTTTaccaaaataattttaacaatATAGGAAATATTAGTAATGCCTATTGTACTGGCACCAATAATAGACGTAATTTTTGTGAGCAAAATAAGAATGGAATTTCTGCTGAAATGATACAAATGAATTCACCATTTCTTCAGACAACTTATGGGGAAACTGAATCAaaattaatacattttaGTGATAATGCAAACActccaaaaataaataatgaaaaattatcgTATGGCATATATgataatcaaataaataaatatctcATTAACGATATAGAagcaaataataacaattcCGAATGTAAACAAGCTAACATGTATCCTGATATGTGGAGAAATTCATTTGACTTACATTATGCagatagaaaaaatataccaaTTAAAATCTCATTTTTATCACCAAGCACCAATAAAGTCGACAAAGTTGTTACTATTGCTGAAAATctagaaaattttaataacgAACAgaatcatttatttaatcCTAAAAATGATACTAATCAGTATTGTATTGGAAATAGAAATGACGAAAAAGAAACAACAAATTTTAGAATAACACCCAATAAATATggtgatataaataacaaccaaaataataatatatgtatgagCAGAAATGACATATATACGGATTATCATAATtccaataattttaatgagGAAAACACAAATTTAATGATCGAAAATGAAGATGTACACAACAATGGAAGtaaaattaatgaattcacaaatatatttacccatgaaaacaaaaaaatttatcatgagcaaaataaaatcgaCGATTTGTGGTGGGAAAATAACAATGAAAGAGTTTTTACAGATCCAACAATTTATCCTAATAATAGTATCCCATATACATGTGAAGCAATTAATTCATCGAATTCATATgctaataatataagtgataagcataattttttatttaattacaACAACTATGAAGAtataaacttaaaaaaaaacgaactGAATATTGGCACTGAATTTTCCCGTAGCATTTCTGCAAATGAAGtcgaaataaatatgcaagCATATGAAGAAAgggaaaatgaaaaaaaaagaaatatgtgtcattatattaacaacgatatggaatatataaatcaagGTAATggtttaataaatgaaaaggaAGTCTGTCCTGACCAAAGCTTTATGAGTATGTGTAACTTGTCTAAACGATTACAAAATGATAAgcatgaaaaagaaaataacaaactaaataaatataatgacaATAAGAATAgagataaaaatgatgaaacgAATCAAGACATAAATGGCGACCTAGTTGGAGACTTAAATAATCTTagtaatgtaaaaataaataatgatttaaATCCAAGGTGTAAtccatacatttttttcaacaatCAGACAATTagaaattataatgatgataataatttttataatgaaCAAAACTGCATTATGAAAAGCACAAACGAAAATAAGGAACACTATGACATGGAAAGATACAAAGGTGTATTTAATTCCGTAGAAGGGAATTTTGTcgatatagaaaaaatgcCCATAAGAGGGAAAGAATTTAAcagaaatgaaaatatattcaaaagaAGTATAGATACTGCAAGTGATGGAAATGCACACTTCAATATAGGAGGGAGACGGAACTTCATACAGAGCAGCGTTGTAAATCGTTTTGTGAATAATTCAATTAAAAGTCAAAATATGAATCCATTTGTTGAAAATTTaaggaatataaaaaatgttaataaaagaaatgaaatatGCATGGGGTTAGAGCATGatttaaattgttatgctataaaaatggataatACGGAAAGCAATTCAGAGGATATAGTCAATATTAATGACAAAAGGATAgatgatgaagaagaaaTGCATATAGATGTAGCGGATAATTATAACATTCTTGATGGTGATATAGAAAAAGGGcgtaaaaacaaaaaaataatcaaaccTATAAATGATTTCACATATacagataataataaatatatttcaaaaatttttgaaaaagagaaacataacaagaaaaattttcaccaggaaaagaaatataaatggaTAGCAGATGATAGGGatataagtatattttttgaaaaaaggaataataatgataatggTATTAATTCTATTGGTAGCTCTATTCATAgagttaataaaaaaggaacaatattaaaaaatgtgcatataaCGAACAAAttcaataataaatttatgaaaaaatgtcTACAAATAGATATAAGTTTTGAtaagaatttaaaaaagaaatatactCAAAATGagaaattaattaataactATCACATATCcatattcaaaaatattagcaTTAATAAGCTTTTATCGTTTCGGTggaatattaaaagaaaagataCATTGATGGAATCATATTGCGAATATATTTGCCTAACACTACac GATATAAACATGAATAGATCTAAAGACGCAAGCAAGACAATTTACTTTAAAAAGGtgatatacaaatttttaatcattgatttatttaaaaatttaaatcccatagatttttcaaataatggGAATACAgtggaaaataatgataggCTAAGTAAACATGTATtgtttgaaaatttattacgtgaaaaaaaaatacaaaagtatattaatatattaaaaaaagttgaaaAATATCACATCGATATTATAAACAACATCTATGATCTCAAATCCATACAATTGTATATAgatatttttgttacatgcttactaaaaaatatccCATCAAGCAAATTATCATATGATGAACACAATATGCTCATACGATCgcttttgttattttacTTTGATAGTAATAAATAG